The Chitinophagaceae bacterium genome window below encodes:
- a CDS encoding acetyltransferase gives MKTKKLVIYGLGETADLAYEYFTYDSIYEVVAFAVDKEYKTENLHLGLPVIDFELIESIYPKTDIELFVGASFTKLNRSRMKMYNAAKAKGYTCASYISSKAFIWHNAEIGENAFVLENNVIQHKVKIGNNVILWSGNHIGHQTIIEDNVTLSSHCVISGFCTIGANSFLGVNCTFNDKIKLGKDNFVGSGALIVKNTEDGKLMIGAPAKPSAISTYDFFKIPQLTISVN, from the coding sequence ATGAAAACTAAAAAATTAGTCATTTACGGGCTCGGCGAAACTGCTGACTTAGCGTATGAATATTTCACCTATGATTCAATCTATGAAGTAGTAGCATTTGCTGTTGATAAAGAATATAAAACAGAAAACTTACACCTGGGATTACCAGTAATAGATTTTGAGCTTATCGAAAGTATCTACCCCAAAACTGATATTGAATTATTTGTAGGAGCATCATTCACTAAGCTGAACAGATCCAGGATGAAAATGTACAATGCAGCAAAAGCAAAGGGATACACTTGCGCCAGTTATATCAGCTCAAAAGCTTTTATATGGCATAATGCAGAAATAGGTGAAAATGCCTTTGTACTGGAGAATAACGTCATTCAGCACAAGGTGAAAATTGGCAATAATGTAATATTATGGAGTGGAAATCATATTGGACATCAAACCATTATTGAAGACAATGTTACCCTCTCTTCTCATTGTGTCATTTCCGGTTTTTGCACAATTGGAGCAAATTCATTTCTTGGAGTAAACTGTACTTTTAACGATAAAATAAAACTGGGCAAAGACAACTTTGTTGGAAGCGGTGCCTTAATTGTAAAAAATACAGAAGACGGAAAGTTAATGATTGGCGCTCCGGCTAAACCTTCTGCCATCAGTACATATGATTTTTTTAAAATCCCCCAATTAACAATATCAGTAAACTAA